One genomic segment of Candidatus Brocadiaceae bacterium includes these proteins:
- a CDS encoding DUF86 domain-containing protein: protein MVDKTLLLRKFSELDEFSKQIGEYATITLEEYAENWKVQRIVERILQMMVETCADIANHIISDREYRVPKNYNDASPLFSYSL, encoded by the coding sequence TTGGTAGATAAGACCCTGTTATTGAGAAAATTCAGCGAACTTGATGAATTTTCAAAACAGATTGGAGAGTATGCAACGATCACCCTTGAGGAATATGCAGAAAATTGGAAGGTGCAACGTATAGTAGAAAGAATATTGCAGATGATGGTAGAGACCTGTGCGGATATTGCCAATCATATTATTTCAGACAGGGAATACCGTGTTCCGAAAAACTATAATGATGCGAGTCCCCTTTTCTCTTACTCACTATAG
- a CDS encoding NAD(P)H-binding protein, with protein MRIAILGATGCVGRNLVKKLIQSDGHDVVASYRYEGKIDKSISDNRIEWRKVDLQSPESVMGFLAGTEALVYLVHSLASAEFESLDRILAHKVADVAQKSSIKKIIYLSGIIPKGTRLSPHLKSRQETGISLAAHGIPVGEVRASILLGTCSASYRIVYYLAKRLPLMVTPKWLNSLCAPIALKDAVDAIESLLTRDIENHEIFEIGSDVMRYRDLLSLCGKTTHGYSNAVVTVPFFAISLSSLWIELVTGISNTVARALAESLINDSVFSHNRFKEITGRDPMPVEQALYECAKEMKREHKEKVLSSVKKKG; from the coding sequence ATGCGCATAGCAATTCTCGGCGCAACCGGCTGCGTTGGCCGTAATCTTGTAAAAAAACTCATTCAATCCGATGGGCATGATGTCGTGGCATCGTATCGTTATGAAGGAAAGATTGATAAAAGTATAAGCGATAATAGAATCGAATGGAGAAAGGTAGATCTTCAGTCTCCGGAGAGCGTAATGGGCTTCCTTGCCGGCACAGAGGCGCTGGTGTACCTTGTCCATTCCCTAGCATCTGCCGAATTTGAGAGCCTCGACAGAATTCTCGCGCATAAAGTAGCTGATGTTGCCCAGAAATCATCTATTAAGAAAATTATTTATCTCAGTGGCATTATCCCGAAAGGCACCAGGCTCTCTCCTCATTTAAAGAGCAGGCAGGAAACAGGTATCTCCCTTGCGGCACATGGTATTCCTGTTGGTGAAGTACGTGCCAGTATACTTCTCGGCACGTGCAGTGCTTCATATCGTATTGTGTATTATCTTGCAAAACGCCTTCCCTTAATGGTTACGCCGAAATGGTTAAATTCTCTCTGTGCGCCCATTGCGCTGAAGGATGCTGTAGATGCAATTGAGTCGTTACTTACGCGAGACATAGAAAACCATGAAATATTTGAAATCGGCTCAGACGTAATGCGTTATCGCGACCTGTTGTCTTTGTGTGGGAAAACCACACATGGCTATAGCAATGCTGTTGTAACGGTGCCGTTTTTCGCCATTTCATTATCGTCCCTGTGGATAGAACTTGTAACGGGGATCTCAAATACTGTTGCAAGGGCGCTGGCGGAAAGTCTCATAAACGATTCGGTATTTAGCCATAACCGTTTTAAAGAAATTACAGGAAGAGACCCAATGCCGGTAGAACAGGCATTGTATGAATGTGCAAAAGAAATGAAAAGGGAACACAAAGAAAAAGTGTTATCATCAGTTAAAAAAAAAGGATGA
- a CDS encoding TraR/DksA family transcriptional regulator — protein sequence MKEAKADFAQFKKRLLALRERLVGKVDYMHEEALKKSRQDASGDLSNVPIHMADVGTDNFERELMIELIQNGEESVRNIDIALEKIEEGTFGVCEACNKKINKERLKAVPHATLCVDCQREEELGNI from the coding sequence ATGAAAGAGGCAAAAGCAGATTTTGCACAGTTCAAAAAAAGACTCCTTGCATTGAGGGAGAGGCTTGTAGGAAAAGTTGATTACATGCATGAGGAGGCATTAAAAAAATCCAGACAGGATGCATCAGGTGATTTGTCAAATGTGCCAATCCATATGGCGGATGTTGGCACTGACAATTTCGAACGAGAACTCATGATCGAACTTATACAGAACGGTGAAGAGAGTGTGCGGAACATAGATATTGCCCTCGAGAAGATAGAGGAAGGGACCTTTGGTGTCTGTGAAGCATGTAATAAGAAAATTAATAAAGAGCGGCTAAAGGCAGTGCCGCACGCGACGCTCTGTGTAGACTGTCAGAGAGAGGAAGAACTTGGTAATATATAA
- a CDS encoding sulfurtransferase encodes MKQKIRYTPNETNDLCSKEQIVFIDIRDTEHFQKGHIPGAVHVPEIFTYLSESTPEGLENLHKKYKELFSQAGLSPDKTVIVYEDSLHNRYGGSCRGYWLLTYLGHEKTGILDGGFTAWIKAGLPVTTQASSPELVEFKLDVRPDIMATMDDVLKSIDDPSVTLLDDRDRVEWIGESSSPYGVDFAPRKGRIPGAKWIEWYEFMDRTLDIPAFKTKDEIKTLCARHGIYPDNDIIVYCFKGSRASNTYVALKESGFKKVRVYYASWNEWSRHPELPIEEGPPKE; translated from the coding sequence ATGAAGCAGAAAATACGGTATACGCCAAATGAAACGAATGATCTGTGTTCAAAAGAACAGATTGTTTTCATTGACATCAGAGATACGGAACATTTTCAGAAAGGACATATACCTGGCGCTGTGCATGTGCCGGAAATATTTACGTACCTCAGTGAGAGCACGCCGGAAGGCCTGGAAAATTTACACAAGAAATACAAAGAACTTTTTTCTCAGGCTGGTCTGTCACCTGATAAAACTGTGATTGTCTATGAAGATAGTTTGCATAATCGTTATGGTGGTTCTTGCAGGGGGTATTGGCTGCTCACGTATCTGGGGCATGAAAAAACGGGGATTCTGGATGGTGGTTTTACGGCCTGGATAAAGGCAGGTTTGCCGGTAACAACACAGGCATCTTCCCCTGAACTTGTTGAATTTAAACTTGATGTAAGGCCTGATATTATGGCGACAATGGATGACGTGTTAAAAAGCATCGATGACCCATCGGTAACCCTGCTTGACGACCGTGACAGGGTTGAGTGGATTGGTGAAAGCTCATCTCCCTATGGCGTTGATTTTGCCCCCAGAAAGGGTAGAATTCCCGGCGCGAAATGGATTGAATGGTATGAATTTATGGACCGGACGCTTGATATTCCCGCCTTTAAAACAAAGGACGAGATAAAAACGCTTTGTGCCAGGCATGGCATTTATCCGGACAATGATATTATCGTTTATTGTTTCAAAGGCTCAAGGGCGTCAAATACCTATGTGGCATTGAAAGAGTCAGGATTCAAAAAAGTCAGGGTATACTATGCATCCTGGAATGAATGGTCCAGACATCCTGAGCTGCCTATCGAAGAAGGCCCCCCGAAAGAGTGA
- a CDS encoding tetratricopeptide repeat protein, with product MLKKSVEEKSGAAVSPEGETTTTCPISKETHNSLLEIFTGNHTALDKIFLALKETNRESDLWESEMQRWLESCKIFETCFDESLPDNSSAAQALALFKSGDFKGAEEFLRKSLGIHVALEEKGKHSAASDAFALGFVKELLFDYQEARVFYEKAARLNPQNGAYLNQYGSLLTCLGEYHKAIEYFTRAIERIKAVSGEKHARVADGYYRLGNSWKELGNIKKAIEYFTKALEIDLDIYGEKHLNVAKRYDALGSAWKTTDDAREAIDYYTKALEIYLDIYGEKHPSVATTYNNLGLVWFALGHARYTKDFLSKALRIDVEIYGEKHPNVAKDYNNLGGMWKTLGDTRKAIESYTKALKIFNDLYGSGHSYTKTVQSNIDYVKGKK from the coding sequence ATGCTAAAAAAAAGTGTTGAAGAAAAGAGCGGCGCCGCTGTCAGTCCAGAAGGGGAGACAACAACCACGTGCCCCATTTCTAAGGAAACGCACAATTCCCTGCTTGAAATCTTCACGGGGAATCATACTGCGTTAGACAAAATATTTCTGGCCCTTAAGGAAACTAACCGAGAAAGCGACCTTTGGGAATCAGAAATGCAACGCTGGTTGGAATCCTGTAAAATATTTGAAACTTGTTTCGATGAAAGTTTGCCGGATAATTCTTCTGCCGCACAGGCACTGGCCCTGTTTAAATCAGGCGATTTTAAAGGCGCTGAGGAATTCCTCAGAAAAAGCCTTGGGATACATGTGGCATTAGAAGAAAAAGGGAAACATTCTGCGGCGTCAGACGCATTTGCGCTTGGATTTGTGAAAGAGCTCCTGTTCGATTATCAAGAGGCCAGGGTATTCTACGAAAAAGCAGCACGGCTTAATCCTCAAAACGGAGCATATTTGAATCAATACGGCTCGCTTTTAACCTGTTTGGGAGAATATCACAAGGCTATTGAATATTTTACGCGTGCGATTGAGAGAATCAAGGCCGTTTCTGGTGAAAAACACGCAAGGGTTGCGGATGGTTATTACCGTCTCGGGAACTCCTGGAAAGAACTTGGAAATATAAAAAAGGCGATTGAGTATTTTACAAAGGCGCTGGAAATTGACCTGGACATTTACGGAGAAAAACATCTGAATGTCGCAAAGAGATACGATGCTCTGGGGTCCGCTTGGAAAACAACCGATGATGCGCGGGAGGCAATAGATTATTATACCAAGGCGCTTGAGATATATTTGGACATCTATGGAGAGAAACATCCATCGGTCGCAACCACCTATAATAATCTTGGATTGGTGTGGTTTGCCCTTGGTCATGCGCGGTATACCAAAGATTTTCTCTCAAAGGCCTTGCGGATAGATGTGGAGATTTACGGAGAGAAACACCCCAACGTCGCAAAAGATTATAATAATTTAGGGGGAATGTGGAAAACGCTTGGCGATACACGGAAGGCGATAGAATCATACACGAAAGCCTTAAAGATATTTAACGATTTATACGGCAGCGGCCATTCATACACAAAAACCGTACAATCGAATATAGATTATGTAAAAGGTAAAAAATAA
- a CDS encoding alpha/beta hydrolase, translated as MNSIKENWLQVDNLDIRYFVTGNGDLPVILLHGGGTNSAMLSWKNTIIALSQEHRVYAPDWPCYGESSSYHGEYTTELLIKCLGLMMDAWHIPIADLIGLSMGGCAAIGYTLLAPERVNNLVLVSGYGFQQKAPYHRLSYLLLRTPFLYRFIWLCMRKSPNAVRFCLQNIIHESDAVSDDLVKEVFQMAQRPSIEQSFFSWLRNEVLWTGMNTCYLDKLHEIRARTLLIHGEQDPLVPVKYAYQASQHIPHARLHVMRGCGHWLTRESPDEFNRILKKFLVREGC; from the coding sequence ATGAATAGTATTAAAGAAAACTGGCTGCAGGTTGACAATCTGGACATCCGCTATTTTGTAACCGGCAATGGTGATTTACCAGTAATACTTCTCCATGGCGGCGGTACGAACTCTGCCATGCTTTCGTGGAAAAACACGATTATTGCACTTTCTCAAGAACATCGTGTCTATGCACCTGACTGGCCATGCTATGGTGAAAGTTCATCATATCATGGCGAATATACCACGGAACTTTTAATAAAATGTCTGGGTTTGATGATGGATGCCTGGCACATACCGATAGCGGATTTAATTGGGCTCTCTATGGGAGGGTGTGCAGCGATTGGTTATACACTGCTTGCTCCTGAACGTGTTAACAATCTGGTTCTGGTGAGTGGCTATGGATTTCAACAGAAAGCGCCTTACCACAGGTTGTCTTATCTATTGTTGAGAACACCTTTTCTTTACCGGTTTATATGGCTCTGCATGCGTAAAAGCCCCAACGCGGTACGATTCTGTTTGCAAAATATTATACATGAATCTGATGCGGTTAGTGATGATCTGGTAAAAGAGGTGTTTCAAATGGCACAACGGCCTTCTATTGAGCAATCCTTTTTTTCCTGGTTAAGAAACGAAGTATTATGGACGGGAATGAATACCTGTTATCTTGACAAGCTCCACGAAATTCGGGCACGCACGTTATTGATTCATGGAGAACAGGATCCCCTGGTTCCAGTAAAATATGCATATCAGGCATCACAACATATCCCTCATGCGCGTCTTCACGTCATGCGTGGCTGCGGTCATTGGCTAACCAGAGAGAGCCCGGATGAATTTAACCGTATTCTTAAGAAATTTTTAGTCAGGGAGGGATGTTGA